From the genome of Nicotiana sylvestris chromosome 2, ASM39365v2, whole genome shotgun sequence, one region includes:
- the LOC138884157 gene encoding uncharacterized protein, with translation MISDDEVPVAAHGSVEQLFNRGFGGENLGLISDEAPLASFSTLVPAIMTASTIPPSTTPPSTTPYIEVGFSSRSGAMRQVTIEVPAEGNLLRKSGQADVWLKPLIGPVERAKIDSHSFVTLMNDIVHASLKVNLIGMEMMKRVTLSEQLVQILTSELAVEKASSNQASKEKAHLETLFFEQLSKASEEIRELRALLSEKEAYVGELVRNLTQTQEDLRVSSDKVCSLENSHASLQSSYESALAENEKLRNEIADWERDYEILEDKIAIEVSWAFLNSCHDSLVEVSQENFNLESELAKIKETIEKTQQNQDFSSPVAEASENVEDNTGIPTPSSQVEPVAADEPASVPSSSQ, from the exons ATGATTTCTGATGATGAAGTCCCCGTTGCTGCTCATGGTTCAGTTGAGCAACTTTTTAACCGCGGTTTTGGTGGTGAAAATTTAGGTCTGATTTCTGATGAAGCACCTCTTGCTTCTTTTTCTACTCTCGTTCCT GCTATTATGACTGCTTCCACAATTCCTCCCTCGACTACTCCTCCTTCAACTACTCCTTACATAGAAGTTGGTTTTTCAAGTAGGAGTGGTGCTATGAGGCAAGTTACCATTGAAGTCCCCGCTGAAGGTAACCTTTTAAGGAAATCAGGTCAAGCTGACGTATGGCTAAAGCCTTTGATTGGTCCAGTTGAGAGAGCTAAAATTGATAGCCATAGTTTTGTGACCTTGATGAATGATATAGTGCatgcttctttaaag GTCAATCTAATTGGTATGGAAATGATGAAAAGGGTTACCCTCTCAGAGCAATTA GTACAGATTTTGACTTCAGAGTTGGCAGTTGAAAAAGCTTCTTCAAATCAAGCAAGTAAGGAAAAGGCTCATCTGGAAACCCTTTTTTTCGAGCAATTGTCCAAGGCAAGTGAAGAAATTAGAGAGTTGAGAGCTCTCTTGAGTGAAAAAGAAGCATATGTTGGTGAACTCGTGCGGAATTTGACTCAAACTCAAGAAGACCTCCGGGTATCTTCTGATAAGGTTTGCTCTTTAGAGAATTCTCACGCTTCTCTTCAAAGTTCTTATGaatctgccttggctgaaaatgaaaagttgagaaatgaaattgctgactgggaaagagattacgagatccttgaagataaaattgccattgaagtgagttgggcgtttTTAAATTCTTGCCATGATTCCCTCGTTGAAGTTAGCCAGgagaattttaacttggaatctgagttagccaagatcaaagagactattgagaagactcagcagaaccaagatttttcttctcccgtggctgaagcttctgaaaatgttgaagaTAATACGGGTATCCCCACTCCTTCAAGTCAAGTTGAGCCTGTTGCTGCTGATGAACCTGCTTCAGTCCCTTCATCTTCTCAGTGA